A single genomic interval of Amblyomma americanum isolate KBUSLIRL-KWMA chromosome 11, ASM5285725v1, whole genome shotgun sequence harbors:
- the LOC144111315 gene encoding tax1-binding protein 3 homolog has protein sequence MAFQHQPGTAIQCLSIPIKLAKEVGIDSEGREVMKCGFKIGGGIDQDFTRSPQGYTDNGIYVTEVYENSPAAKCGLKVHDKILQVNGYDFTMVTHKKAVEYIKKHPVLNMLIARKGVTHS, from the exons ATGGCCTTTCAGCACCAACCCGGCACTGCTATACAGTGTCTGAGT ATCCCGATAAAGCTCGCAAAGGAGGTCGGCATCGACTCTGAAGGCAGAGAAGTAATGAAATGCGGCTTCAAGATCGGAGGCGGCATCGATCAGGATTTCACACGTAGTCCGCAGGGATACACCGATAAC GGCATCTACGTCACCGAAGTTTACGAGAACAGCCCAGCAGCCAAATGCGGCCTCAAAGTGCACGACAAAATACTGCAG GTAAATGGCTACGACTTCACCATGGTGACACACAAGAAGGCTGTCGAGTACATCAAAAAGCACCCTGTCCTCAACATGCTGATTGCAAGGAAAGGCGTGACGCACTCCTGA